TGAGCCACGCGCCTTGCGGATTCACGAAATGGCCTTGCACGTCGAAGATAAACTCGCTTCCCTGCAGCGCCGCGTTCGCTATCTCCGGATCGAGCGCCGACTCCGCCGCGAGCTGATAGTATCCGGCACTACGTCCTGCCGCCGCATAGGCCGAATTGATCGCCAGCAAAGTAGACGCCGCGCCGCAGGCCGAGACCAGGAAAGATCGGCGCGAAACATTGCGCCGTTTCGCGTTATCGCCGACGGCGGTCGCTGCAAGCTGGCGCGCATGATGATGCACGGGTTCCAGCGGAATCGGCGCGAATTCGCCGTTGGTAGTTGCATCGAGTTTGATGGGCAGACGACGTCCGTCGGGATCGTGCGATGTGGGCATGACTGGCTCCGTGGCGGCAGGGTTGATGGTTACGACCTGCGGCAGTGAGCACGGTTCGCCGCGTGGCGAGGTTGATTGCTGCTGTATAAAACCCGCTGGCGTGTTGGTGAAGAACAGTTTCCGCCGGAAATCCGATTACCCGCCGGAATACTTTTTTGCTATGGTGTCCGGACTCATCCTCGACCTCTAGCCCGATTGAATTACTGCTGCCAATGCGGCGCCGCGGTCAGCCTGCGGGTTCCGCTCGGAGACAACCTTCCGCGGTACGCGTGCGACGCCTGCGGAACCATCCATTACCAGAATCCCAAGATCGTCGCGGGGTGCATCGTCGTGGCGGACGAGCGCATCCTGCTGTGCCGGCGCGCCATCGAGCCGCGTTACGGCCTGTGGACGATGCCCGCCGGCTTCATGGAGAACCACGAAACGGTGGCGCAGGCCGCGGCGCGCGAGACGATGGAAGAAGCCTGCGCGGAGGTGGCCGACCTGTCCCTGTACGCGCTATACAGCCTCCCGCACATCGATCAGGTGTATGTCATGTTTCGCGGTGAATTGCGTGAGCGCCGCTTTGCGCCGGGCGCTGAGAGTCTGGAGACGGCGCTGTTCGCGGAAAGCCAGATTCCGTGGGATGCCCTCGCATTTCCTGTGATCCGCGAGAGTTTGCGACTGTACTGCGAAGACCGGCGCGCCGGTGCGTTTCGCGTGCACATCGGCACCATCACGCGCGGATCGGACCGCGGGGTGGAAATCAGCGTTGACTGAACACCCGTGGATACGGTTACCCGAGCCAGAACCCATGAAGCATGGGGCGAAACGCGTCGGTCCCGAGCTCAAGCGAGGGATCTTCGCCACCCTTCGCCAAATGACAGAACGCTGCGCTTGAACAGGCGCGGCGTGCGGCAATAACGTTAAAATCAGGCGTCCAGGTCCGGGATCAGCTTGCTCTCGTAGCGGGCGATTATGTCTTTCAGTTGCAGCTTGCGCTTTTTCAGGCGTCGCAGAGTCAGTTGGTTGATGTAGACATTCTGCGCAAGACCGGCAATGGCTTCATCCAGCGCGCCGTGTTCGGCGCGCAGCTCGGTGAGGCGCTGCTTGATTGATTCAATATCCTGCACGGTCATGGCGTGAAGCTTCGGCTAAACGGCCATAACTGCTAGCGCATGGCTTCCTGATGCGCAAAACCGCGTGCGTGGCGGGGGCGTTCAAAAGCTAGCCTTTGGAGCCGCCCAGACACGGCGGGGAGCGCGGCACGTCTCCGTCTCTCGCTTCCCATTCGTCCGGGGTCATGGTGTGTAGCGACAGCGCATGCACCGGACCCGCCAGCTCCGCGGCCAGCGTCTCGTTCAGCAACCGGTGGCGCGCGAGCGGCGGTTTGCCCGCAAAGTGATCCGACACGATCGTCACCTTGAAATGCGACTCGGAGCCGGGGGGCACGTTGTGCATGCGGCTCTCGTTACGCACCTCCAGATGGATCGGGTCGAGGCGTTCGGTAATCTTTTGAGTGATGATGTCCTGAACCGTCATGGCGCGAGCCTCATGCGAGTTTTGGTGCTCAAGTATAACGCTACCGCTGCAACAGCGTCAGTCGTCGCGCTCCAGTTCGCGATCGCGGTAGTGTAGGTCGCGCCAGCAGCGTGGCAGGGGCTCGCCGGAGGGAAAACACACCTGTTGCTTCAAGAATTTGTCCGCTTCCGGCATCTCCTCGCCGACGTTGAGACGGCCGGTAAACGCCGTTTGCGTCGGGTCCAGCAGTTCTTCGATTTCCAGCACTTCTACCAGATGATCGCTTGTCGTCAGTTTCAGTAGCATGGCAGCTCCGTGTTAAGAAATCCGTTGGCGAGCCCGCGGTTCAGCGGCGGTCGCCGAGACGATAAAAACGCCTTGCGTTGGCCGTGGTCCGGGCGGCCAGCTCAGCGGGCGCGGCGCCTCTTGCCGCCGCCACTTGCCTTAGAATATGCGGCAGCAGCGCGGGTTCGTTGCGCCGCGCCTTGGGCTGGGGCCGCAGGTCGCGCGGGGTCAGGTAAGGCGAATCGGTCTCGACCATCAGCCGCTCGGCCGGGATGCGGCTCAACAGCTCGCGCAGGTGCGCGCCGCGCCGCTCGTCGCAGATCCAGCCGGTGATGCCGACGTGCAAATCCAGCGCCAGACACGCGCGTAACTCGTCCGCGCTGCCGGTAAAACAGTGCACCACGGCGTCCGGTAGGCGCTCGCGATAGCGCGCCAAAAGCTCGATAAAATCATCGAACGCATCGCGTACGTGCAAAAACACCGGCATATCGAGTTCGCAGGCCAGCGCAAGTTG
This is a stretch of genomic DNA from Gammaproteobacteria bacterium. It encodes these proteins:
- a CDS encoding NUDIX hydrolase, whose product is MNYCCQCGAAVSLRVPLGDNLPRYACDACGTIHYQNPKIVAGCIVVADERILLCRRAIEPRYGLWTMPAGFMENHETVAQAAARETMEEACAEVADLSLYALYSLPHIDQVYVMFRGELRERRFAPGAESLETALFAESQIPWDALAFPVIRESLRLYCEDRRAGAFRVHIGTITRGSDRGVEISVD
- a CDS encoding BolA/IbaG family iron-sulfur metabolism protein produces the protein MTVQDIITQKITERLDPIHLEVRNESRMHNVPPGSESHFKVTIVSDHFAGKPPLARHRLLNETLAAELAGPVHALSLHTMTPDEWEARDGDVPRSPPCLGGSKG
- a CDS encoding acetyltransferase, whose amino-acid sequence is MLLKLTTSDHLVEVLEIEELLDPTQTAFTGRLNVGEEMPEADKFLKQQVCFPSGEPLPRCWRDLHYRDRELERDD
- a CDS encoding TatD family hydrolase produces the protein MNHELIDICFNFTHASFRRDEAEVLERARDAGVCAMLVTGSSVEDSHAAIALAERYPDQLYATAGVHPHLAEGWTEETGDTLRTLAAHEKVRAIGETGLDYNRNYSSPTAQRHAFEQQLALACELDMPVFLHVRDAFDDFIELLARYRERLPDAVVHCFTGSADELRACLALDLHVGITGWICDERRGAHLRELLSRIPAERLMVETDSPYLTPRDLRPQPKARRNEPALLPHILRQVAAARGAAPAELAARTTANARRFYRLGDRR
- a CDS encoding YdcH family protein translates to MTVQDIESIKQRLTELRAEHGALDEAIAGLAQNVYINQLTLRRLKKRKLQLKDIIARYESKLIPDLDA